The DNA window AAAATTTTCCGTCCTAAAAACACCCTCATGGGCTCTCAAAGAAGTAAAATAGGCCTATGATATGAGCCAGCTTCCGTCTTCCTCTCCATGGTAAAAATTAAAGAGGTAAAATGGTAAACTGTGTTTTGCCGTTTCTGTATTTTTTAGTCAAGTAAAGTTTACGCTTCTTTATGGGCTTCGACCTCAATTGCAATCTCGACCTCATCTCCCAAAGCCGATCCTCCATAAGTGATTCCAAAATCTGATTTTTTAATCACCGTCTCGGCCTCCCAACCTGAAAGATCCATATTCTCCATTCCCTTTCCAAATCCGGTAGATTTCACATTTAAAAAAATCTCTTTGGTAACACCCTTCATTGTAAAATCCCCCGTAACTTCATATTGATCCTCTCCTATTTTTTTCCAAGACTTACTCTGAAAGGTAATTTTTGAATATTTTTCCACATCAAAGAAATCTGGACTTTGAAGATGATGATCTCGTTTTTCATTTCGTGTATTGATGCTAGCGGCCTCAATCGTGGCCTGGGTTGTATTGGTTTCCATATTCTCACGATTGACTGCAATGACCCCCTCAAATTTATCAAAAGTGCCTGTAACCTTGCTAAGGAAATGACGAATCTTAAAAGTGATCGACGAATGAACGGGATCAATCACATAATTTTCTGTTTCGGCATAAGTCAAAACACTGATCCAGCAGCATAAAATCGATAGAATAATTTTTTTCATTTGACATCTCCTTTTTTCGACATTTTTAATAGCGTATGTTAGAATGCCCGCATGAAAAAGTCGAATGAAAAAGGGAAGCAAATTGTAACACTGGGGCTTATTCAGACCCAAGCAGGTAATAATGCCAAAAAAAATTTAGACCATGCCTTGCAGAAAATAGAAGTGGCTGCTCGTAAAGGAGCGCAAATGATCTGTCTTCAAGAGCTTTTTTGCTCTCTTTATTTTCCTCAAACGGAAGATGTGGATTTTTTTCAATTGGCCGAAACCATTCCAGGGCCCACGACTCAAAAACTTTCGAAGTTAGCACGGCAAAAAAAAATCGTCATTATTGCATCCCTTTTTGAAAAAAGATCTGCAGGTCTTTACCACAACACGGCTGTCGTCATTGATGCTGATGGAGCGATTCTGGGCATTTACCGAAAAATGCATATCCCCGATGACCCTTGCTTCTATGAAAAATTTTATT is part of the Chlamydiota bacterium genome and encodes:
- a CDS encoding YceI family protein, with the translated sequence MKKIILSILCCWISVLTYAETENYVIDPVHSSITFKIRHFLSKVTGTFDKFEGVIAVNRENMETNTTQATIEAASINTRNEKRDHHLQSPDFFDVEKYSKITFQSKSWKKIGEDQYEVTGDFTMKGVTKEIFLNVKSTGFGKGMENMDLSGWEAETVIKKSDFGITYGGSALGDEVEIAIEVEAHKEA